The following proteins are encoded in a genomic region of Triticum dicoccoides isolate Atlit2015 ecotype Zavitan chromosome 1B, WEW_v2.0, whole genome shotgun sequence:
- the LOC119349597 gene encoding FRIGIDA-like protein 3: protein MATEAASHISGGSESTTVALLEQLTEVFGKLKSNTEASLQLQSGIQWEDIKVHFLNLEKSYRSKCDELEGKQKALEEQKAGGRRLIAEKEADLSAKERASVNKLQELKDAAVSTLAEVRKKYNVELSEILDANGSKDKKVKPPTDDTNASLPSDEHNSAKGSGKPSEPSPVEVKPRPALKELCEQMDAKGLLKYISENSKKLAGFRDELCVALKCATDPARFVLDSLEGFFPDQLPGDKNYSAQGQRRSCIVLMEALAHSIGMKEPGGKHPWSSEIMEQAKAIANEWKSKIAEVDLDASDGYSLEAHAFLQLLTTFNVDLVLDEDELYKIVVAISRRKQTAELCRSLGLTERIPGVIKELIKKHRQIDAVQFIQAFGLSEAFPPAPLLKAYVDEIKGSLNNKGDAGATPSVDDLKNRELIALRAIIKCIEEYKLQKECPLGPLQKRINELKPKGAKRPSGSANRNYAKKQRVSGSGTSAPRRPTVAAPRRPAAPVGTWQQRAPPPPVPAYPDRYGAAADRYHYAPPPAAAYDAATYAAYGGGGGGGGEQYRAAAPKPYQYNPGSAAAAAAASYNNIPQYKVVYGGPGAQPSTAAGGYAPYGGGSVGQQQPQPAASSGGYLSYAAGFGYRPSQQQ, encoded by the exons ATGGCGACTGAAGCTGCCTCTCACATCTCTGGCGGTTCGGAGTCAACAACGGTGGCTTTGCTAGAACAACTTACTGAAGTATTTGGCAAGCTGAAGTCCAACACAGAAGCATCCCTACAATTGCAAAGTGGCATCCAGTGGGAAGATATCAAAGTACATTTCCTGAACCTTGAGAAGTCATACAGAAGCAAGTGTGATGAACTGGAAGGAAAGCAGAAGGCATTAGAAGAACAGAAAGCTGGAGGTCGTAGGCTGATTGCTGAGAAAGAAGCTGATCTTTCTGCAAAAGAGCGTGCTTCTGTGAACAAGCTTCAGGAGCTGAAGGATGCTGCCGTCTCTACCCTAGCAGAGGTGCGCAAAAAATATAATGTCGAGCTTTCTGAGATACTTGATGCCAATGGAAGCAAAGACAAAAAGGTAAAACCCCCAACCGACGACACCAATGCATCGCTCCCTTCAGACGAGCATAACTCTGCTAAAGGGTCGGGCAAGCCATCTGAACCTTCACCAGTTGAGGTTAAGCCGCGCCCTGCACTGAAGGAACTCTGTGAGCAGATGGACGCTAAAGGCCTTCTGAAATATATTtcagaaaattcaaaaaaacttgCTGGCTTTCGTGATGAACTTTGTGTTGCACTAAAATGTGCAACTGACCCTGCGCGCTTTGTACTTGATTCCTTGGAGGGTTTTTTCCCAGACCAACTGCCTGGGGATAAAAATTACTCCGCTCAGGGGCAGCGCAGAAGCTGTATTGTTTTGATGGAGGCTCTAGCACATTCAATAGGAATGAAGGAGCCGGGTGGCAAACACCCTTGGAGCTCTGAAATTATGGAGCAAGCCAAGGCAATTGCCAATGAGTGGAAGAGTAAGATAGCTGAGGTTGACCTTGATGCTTCTGATGGCTACTCATTGGAAGCACATGCATTCCTGCAGCTTCTTACAACTTTTAATGTTGATTTGGTGCTTGACGAAGATGAACTATACAAGATTGTAGTTGCCATTTCTCGTCGCAAGCAGACTGCTGAGCTATGTCGCTCTCTTGGTTTGACTGAGAGAATACCAG GTGTTATTAAGGAGTTGATTAAGAAACACAGGCAAATTGATGCAGTTCAATTCATACAAGCCTTTGGGCTGTCAGAGGCTTTTCCTCCTGCTCCTCTCTTGAAGGCATATGTAGATGAGATAAAAGGCTCACTTAACAATAAGGGGGATGCCGGTGCAACTCCTTCAGTG GATGACTTGAAGAACCGCGAGCTAATTGCATTGAGGGCCATAATCAAGTGCATCGAGGAGTACAAGCTCCAGAAGGAGTGTCCACTTGGGCCTCTCCAGAAACGCATCAACGAGCTGAAACCAAAGGGCGCGAAAAGGCCATCGGGTTCTGCTAACCGCAACTACGCGAAGAAGCAGCGGGTCTCTGGCAGTGGCACTTCAGCTCCTCGGAGGCCCACTGTGGCAGCTCCCCGCAGGCCCGCAGCTCCAGTCGGCACATGGCAGCAGCGCGCCCCTCCGCCGCCGGTGCCCGCCTACCCCGACAGGTACGGGGCCGCCGCCGACCGGTACCACtacgcgccgccgcctgccgcagCGTATGACGCGGCCACCTATGCCgcctatggcggcggcggcggcggcggcggcgagcagtaCAGGGCCGCCGCCCCAAAGCCGTACCAGTACAACCCAGGAtcagcagcagccgccgccgcagcgTCGTACAACAACATACCCCAATATAAGGTCGTGTATGGCGGCCCCGGCGCCCAGCCATCCACGGCTGCGGGCGGCTACGCGCCCTACGGCGGAGGCTCGGTGGGGCAGCAGCAGCCGCAGCCTGCTGCTTCCTCCGGCGGCTACCTGAGCTACGCCGCCGGGTTCGGCTACCGCCCTTCGCAGCAGCAGTAG
- the LOC119349596 gene encoding uncharacterized protein LOC119349596: MADWAPVVVGVVLFVLLSPGLLFEMPGSHRHVDFGGLHTNGKAIFVHTLLFFAAFTILTLALHIHIYAG, translated from the coding sequence ATGGCGGACtgggctccggtggtggtgggggtGGTGCTGTTCGTGCTGCTCTCGCCGGGGCTGCTGTTCGAGATGCCGGGGTCGCACCGCCACGTCGACTTCGGCGGCCTCCACACCAACGGCAAGGCCATCTTCGTCCACACCCTCCTCTTCTTCGCCGCCTTCACCATCCTCACCCTCGCCCTCCACATCCACATCTACGCCGGCTAG